Proteins from a genomic interval of Symmachiella macrocystis:
- a CDS encoding HDOD domain-containing protein yields MTIALSKRFDELKATGLLPSPTGVAMEILRLTQNEGSTIKQIAQTIQADPALTGRTLKFANSAHAGARKPIASVSDAVVRLGMRTVGTLSLGFSVLSSSRRGPCEGFDYDRFWSNSLVLGIASKTLCGMTKAAPQEEGFACGLLSQIGRLALASVYPEEYAEVLTTWANGTGNELRDLEQQAFSTDHAEMTAAMLEDWRLPESFRIAVLNQIDDHRKAPSTKTQSDVLTLILQTANQIARVCVEDEDSRAEPIKKLMACYDQIDLESSGLAELCDEVAEQWQTWGEILNVNTRELPKFEEILEKSREVESEVTVEEQIEPEGENDPQPKSLRILVAEDDPLQLALITKLVKAAGHSVVGTSNGREALRTALETNPDVVITDWMMPEMDGFELCRSLRKAKFGRQLYLIIMTSNGEEERLVEAFEAGADDYLVKPLRARPLQARIRAAVRMIELQHEVELEREHIRQMTAELAVVNRKLEQAAFTDALTALPNRRYLIKCLKEEWATISRKGGQLSCMLLDIDRFKSVNDTYGHDVGDLVLKKVAAILQTVTRDSDVVCRQGGEEFVVVCPGSDLQSAALGAERLRSKIESETLGYFEQFEHPITVSVGVATRESLMRDEDVILKAADEALYRAKETGRNRVCCANDKPVEKISKIQDSLRSIFQ; encoded by the coding sequence GTGACCATCGCCCTCTCAAAACGATTTGATGAATTAAAAGCGACCGGGTTGTTGCCCTCTCCGACTGGAGTGGCAATGGAGATTTTGCGTTTGACGCAAAACGAAGGCTCGACGATTAAGCAGATCGCTCAGACCATCCAAGCCGACCCGGCATTGACGGGACGGACCTTGAAATTCGCAAACTCCGCCCATGCCGGCGCCCGCAAACCGATTGCTTCGGTTTCCGATGCGGTCGTACGCTTGGGCATGCGTACAGTGGGAACGTTGTCGTTGGGCTTTTCGGTATTGTCCAGTTCGCGCCGCGGGCCGTGCGAGGGGTTTGATTACGACCGGTTTTGGTCGAATTCCTTGGTCTTGGGAATCGCCTCAAAAACGTTGTGCGGAATGACAAAAGCCGCTCCTCAAGAAGAAGGTTTTGCTTGCGGGTTGTTAAGTCAAATCGGCCGGTTGGCGCTGGCGAGCGTCTACCCGGAAGAATACGCTGAGGTGCTAACGACTTGGGCGAACGGTACTGGGAACGAATTGCGGGATTTGGAACAACAAGCGTTCAGCACCGATCATGCGGAAATGACTGCGGCAATGTTGGAAGACTGGAGATTGCCCGAGTCATTCCGTATTGCGGTCTTAAATCAAATTGACGATCACCGCAAAGCGCCCTCGACAAAAACGCAGTCCGACGTATTGACTCTCATTCTCCAAACGGCCAATCAGATCGCTCGGGTCTGTGTCGAGGACGAAGACAGCCGCGCGGAACCAATCAAAAAGCTCATGGCTTGTTACGACCAGATTGACTTGGAATCGTCTGGGTTAGCGGAATTGTGCGACGAGGTCGCCGAGCAATGGCAAACATGGGGCGAAATCCTCAACGTCAATACGCGAGAACTGCCGAAATTCGAAGAGATATTGGAGAAATCGCGCGAGGTGGAATCGGAAGTAACGGTTGAGGAGCAGATCGAACCCGAAGGCGAGAACGACCCCCAACCCAAATCGTTGCGGATTTTGGTCGCCGAGGATGATCCACTGCAACTGGCATTGATCACAAAACTCGTAAAGGCGGCCGGGCATTCCGTTGTCGGAACGTCGAATGGCCGCGAAGCGTTACGAACCGCGTTAGAAACAAATCCCGATGTCGTGATCACCGACTGGATGATGCCGGAGATGGACGGGTTTGAGTTGTGCCGATCGTTGCGGAAAGCGAAGTTTGGTCGCCAGTTGTATCTGATCATTATGACCAGCAACGGCGAAGAAGAACGGCTGGTCGAGGCATTTGAAGCCGGTGCGGATGACTATTTGGTCAAACCACTGCGTGCCCGGCCCTTGCAAGCGCGAATTCGCGCCGCTGTGCGGATGATCGAATTACAGCACGAGGTGGAACTGGAACGAGAGCACATTCGACAGATGACGGCTGAACTGGCGGTCGTCAATCGCAAGTTGGAACAGGCGGCCTTTACGGATGCGTTGACCGCTTTGCCGAATCGGAGATACCTGATCAAATGTCTCAAGGAAGAGTGGGCCACGATCTCCCGCAAGGGGGGGCAACTGTCCTGCATGTTGCTAGATATCGATCGTTTCAAAAGCGTCAACGATACCTACGGACATGACGTGGGAGACTTGGTTTTGAAAAAAGTTGCGGCAATTCTGCAAACCGTGACTCGCGATAGCGACGTCGTCTGCCGGCAAGGTGGAGAGGAGTTTGTTGTTGTCTGCCCGGGAAGCGATCTCCAGTCAGCGGCACTAGGTGCCGAACGACTGCGGAGCAAGATCGAAAGCGAAACGTTGGGGTATTTCGAACAGTTTGAGCATCCGATCACGGTGAGTGTCGGCGTCGCGACGCGCGAAAGTTTAATGCGTGATGAAGATGTGATTCTCAAAGCGGCCGACGAGGCGTTATATCGCGCC